The DNA segment GACTTCCGCGCTCCGGTCAGCGTGCGCGCCGCCATCGTGGTGACCTGTGACGCGGTTGTGCAGGGCTTCAAAGACGATAAAGCCGGGCGCATCGTGCGTGACCGTCTGCTCAAGCGGGAGGGCGTCGATATTCTCGACTACATTCTGCTGGGCAACGATCCGGGGCCGATCGAAGCGACCCTCGACGATCTGCTGGCCCGCGAGCTCGATCTGATCATCACGGTGGGGGGAACGGGCCTTGAGCCCTACGCCCGCACCGTCGAGGTGGTTCAGTCCCGCATTCAACGCCCCATCCCCGGTATGATGGAGGCCGCCCGCGCCCACGGTCAGGCCCGCACCCCGCGCGCGCTCATCTCCCGCGGTGTGGCCGGTCAGGCCGGGCACACGCTTCTGGTGACCCTTCCCGGCTCTTCGGCCGGCGCCGCGCAGAGCTGCGACGCCATACTCACCGGCCTGCTCGAAGCGGTGCGCCCCGCTCCTTAAAAGGGTCCATCGGGCCGCGATGGCCCTTCTCCCGGCCCCCTGGCCTCCTTCAAACGCCATGAAACGGGCAAAATACCGGCCCTTTTGGGCGCGCTCCCCGGCGCTGTTTCACGTGGAACACGCCATTTGGGGCCGGTCTAAGTCGCTGAGGTCTAAGGGTATTTTAGAGCGTCATGCCTTCGTCGGGCAGCGCTCAAAAAACCTGCATTCAAACGCGGGTTGCCGATCTTGCTCCCCCGGCCACGCTCGGGGTAAACCGGTCTCCTGAACGCATTTGAGCCCCGCTCTTTCCTACTTCACCCCTCTCCTGCCTCCTCGCTTCGGGTACACGTTATGGCCTCCAAACTCGATCTCGATCCCCATATCATCGACCGCGCGCGCCAGGCCGCCAGCGATATCGCCGATACGATGGACACCTTCATCCGCGAGCGCACCACCGTGGCGGTCGAGCGCACCACCCTGCGCCTGCTCGGCGTCGACGGGGTCGACGAGGACGATGTGCCCCTGCCCAACGTCGTCGTTGACCACGCCCTGGAGGCCGGCCTGCTCGCTGAGGGCATCACCCGTCATATCGTCCGGGCGATGATTCACACCGGCCGCGATGCCCAGACCGTCAGTGAAGCCATCGCGGAGGGGGATCTGGACCTGAGTGACCTTCCCCTGATCGATGAGGCCCGGATTCAAGAGCTTGGCCGGGAGCTGGCCGACGAGGCCATGGCCCGCATCGCCACTCGCCGCGCCGAGCGCGACGGCTTTCTGGAGCGTTTTGAAAAACGCCCCGCCCCCCTGCACTACGTGATCGTGGCCACCGGCAATATCTACGAAGACGCCGTCCAGGCCCGCACCGCCGCCCGCCAGGGCGCTGACATCATCGCGGTGATCCGCTCCACCGGACAGAGCCTCCTCGACTTTGTGCCTTACGGCCCCACCACCGAGGGCTTTGGCGGCACCTTCGCCACGCAGGCCAACTTCAAGATCATGCGTGAGGCCCTGGATGAGGTCGGCGAGGAGCTCGGGAGGTATATTCACCTCTGCAATTATTGCAGCGGGTTGTGCATGCCCGAGATCGCTGCGATGGGCGCGATTGAGCGCCTGGACATGATGCTCAACGACGCCCTCTACGGCATCCTTTTTCGCGACATCAACCCCCAGCGCACCTTCGTCGACCAGTATTTCAGCCGCATGATCAACTCGGCGGCCGGCATCGTGATCAACACCGGCGAAGATAATTACCTG comes from the Lujinxingia sediminis genome and includes:
- a CDS encoding cyclic pyranopterin monophosphate synthase MoaC yields the protein MKDITHKPTSERFARASAMLRIDPAILQATAHGRKTDKGDAIEASRVAGIMAVKRTWEALPFCHPLPITACDVHFDYLPEGIYLEVTATTVGQTGVEMEALYAASVAAMNLYDMLKPHASADTGLISVTDIKLVEKRGGKSDFRAPVSVRAAIVVTCDAVVQGFKDDKAGRIVRDRLLKREGVDILDYILLGNDPGPIEATLDDLLARELDLIITVGGTGLEPYARTVEVVQSRIQRPIPGMMEAARAHGQARTPRALISRGVAGQAGHTLLVTLPGSSAGAAQSCDAILTGLLEAVRPAP
- a CDS encoding lysine 5,6-aminomutase subunit alpha → MASKLDLDPHIIDRARQAASDIADTMDTFIRERTTVAVERTTLRLLGVDGVDEDDVPLPNVVVDHALEAGLLAEGITRHIVRAMIHTGRDAQTVSEAIAEGDLDLSDLPLIDEARIQELGRELADEAMARIATRRAERDGFLERFEKRPAPLHYVIVATGNIYEDAVQARTAARQGADIIAVIRSTGQSLLDFVPYGPTTEGFGGTFATQANFKIMREALDEVGEELGRYIHLCNYCSGLCMPEIAAMGAIERLDMMLNDALYGILFRDINPQRTFVDQYFSRMINSAAGIVINTGEDNYLTTADAVEAAHTVTASQFINEQFALRSGLPPAQMGLGHAMEMDPTIENGFLFELAQAQLARELFPEAPLKYMPPTKYMTGNIFRGHIQDALFNLIGGWTGQGIQLLGMMTEAMHTPHMGDRYLAIENAHYVMNNTRQLGEEIEFKSGGIIQGRAQQVLAEACQLLEDVRDKGMFDTLAAGTFADVFRPVDGGKGLGGVLRRAPDYFNPVEDALRGSLDLAT